The DNA region GAACCGCATGTTCGGCCCAATGTGGTGGGGCTACTGGATGCTGATCCTGACGAACATCGCGATCCCGCTGACGACACTGTGGAGCCGCAAGCTGCGCGTCAACGTCGGCTACCTGTTCGTGCTGAGCTTCATCGTCAATATCGGTATGTGGTTTGAGCGCTTCGTCATCGTCGTGACCTCGCTCTACCGCGACTATCTCCCCTCAAGCTGGGGAACGTATGTTGCGACGAAGTGGGACTACATGCTCTTCATCGGAACGTGGGGCCTGTTTACCACCCTGTTCCTGCTGTTTGTGCGCTTCCTCCCGATGATCCCGATGTCGGAGATCAGGATGATGTTGCCGCAGACCAAGATCACCCGCCGCGGACCCGACGCCGAGACGGTCATTGAGGAGACCACCTAATGCCGCGCAAAGAAGGAATCTACGGCCTGCTGGCGGAGTTCAACACTCCGAGCGAGTTGGTGTATGCGACCGAAGAGGCGCGCGCCGCAGGGTATCGCCGTATGGAGTGCTATACGCCGTACCCGGTGGAAGAGGCTGCCACGGCGCTCCACTTCCACAAGAACCGTGTCCCGCTGGTCTGCCTGCTCGGCGGACTGATGGGCGTGACGACCGCCTTCCTGATGCAAACCTGGATCGCGGTCTGGGCCTATCCGCTGAACATCGCGGGGCGTCCCCTGTTCTCGTGGCCGGCGTTCATCATCCCGGCATATGAGTGGACGATTCTGTTCTCCGGTCTCGCCGCGGGGTTCGGCATGATCGCGTTGAATGGCCTTCCACAGCTCTATCATCCGCTGTTCAACGCTCCGAACTTCCGCAACGGAGCGACAACGGACAAGTTTTTCCTGTGTCTCGAAGCGGCCGATCCGCAGTTTTCGCCTACCGGCACGAGGGCGTTTCTTGAGCAGTTTCACGCGGTCTCCGTAGTCGAGGTGGACCACTAATGCAGGGACCAGGCATGCAGAAGTTCAAACAAATCGCGGCATTCGGTGCTACGGCGGCTACATTGGTTCTGGCCGGCTGCCGGCAGGACATGCACGACCAGCCGAAGTTCTTCCCGCAGCGAGGGACGACGTTCTATACCGACGGCCGCTCCGTCCGTCCGCAGGTGGCCAATACGGTTGCGCGCAGTCAGGCGCATCCCGACTCCTACTTCGCGACCGGTCTGGTCGACGGCAAGGAAGGCGATGGACTCCCCTTCGCGGTGACCGCGCAGGTGCTTGAACGCGGCCAGGAGCGGTTCAATGTTTATTGCACGCCCTGCCACTCGCGCGTAGGCAACGGCGAGGGCATGATTGTGCAGCGCGGCTACGCCAAGGCCGGAGACTTTCATACGGCGCGTCTGCGCACGGCCCCGCTGGGGCACTTCTTTCATGTGATTACGAACGGCTACGGCGCGATGCCGGACTACGCCTCCCAGGTGACCCCGGCCGACCGCTGGGCGATCGTCGCCTACATCCGCGCACTGCAACTGAGCCAGAACGCGCAGCAGGCGGATGTTCCCGCAGGCGCGCACGTTGAGCCGCTCAAGAGTATCGCCGAGAGCGCGGGCATGCCCGCCTCGTTCGCCGAAGCGTGGAATCTGCCGGGAACGGTAGATTCGGGAACACCGGACGGCCAGCCGTTCGTTCTTCCGTTGCCCGGCGCATCATCGACCTCGACACAAGCAGCACCGGCAGCAACGAAGCCGCCGGCCAAGCCAACCACCACCGGAGCAACAAAGCAGTAGTCTCGGAAGCTTCCGAATGAAGGCCTGAAACGAATGTCACACGGACACGAACATCACGGAGAGGAACACGGCCACGGGCCGAAGGTTCTTCCTGCATCGCTCGCCGCGCCCGAGGAGGCCATCAAGGCCTGGCGGATGCGCCTGCTGATCGTCGGTGCGCTCGCCGCCATCGTCTCTTTGCTAGCGTTCTCGTGGACCCACGAGGGCCGCAACCATCTGCTGCGCGGCTACCTCCTGGGGTTCATGATCTCCTTCGGCTTTGCCGGCGGCGGTCTGGCAATGCTGATGCTGCAATACGTCTCTGGCGGCAAGTGGGGCCTTCTGCTGCGTCGCCCGCTGGAGGCGATGTCGCGCACGCTCAAGCTGGTCGCGGTGCTGGTGATTCCTGTGCTGGTACTGATGAAGCATCTCTACCAGTGGGCTGCTTTCCCGAACGCGGCAGCAACGGCCGAGGCGCACGCCAAGGGCCTGATGACCCTGGAGCAGATGCTGACGGCAAACGCCAAGCACGCGATGCTCAGCCCGGCCTCCGCGATCGGGCAGACGATCGTGA from Acidobacteriota bacterium includes:
- a CDS encoding DUF3341 domain-containing protein, translated to MPRKEGIYGLLAEFNTPSELVYATEEARAAGYRRMECYTPYPVEEAATALHFHKNRVPLVCLLGGLMGVTTAFLMQTWIAVWAYPLNIAGRPLFSWPAFIIPAYEWTILFSGLAAGFGMIALNGLPQLYHPLFNAPNFRNGATTDKFFLCLEAADPQFSPTGTRAFLEQFHAVSVVEVDH
- a CDS encoding cytochrome c; its protein translation is MQKFKQIAAFGATAATLVLAGCRQDMHDQPKFFPQRGTTFYTDGRSVRPQVANTVARSQAHPDSYFATGLVDGKEGDGLPFAVTAQVLERGQERFNVYCTPCHSRVGNGEGMIVQRGYAKAGDFHTARLRTAPLGHFFHVITNGYGAMPDYASQVTPADRWAIVAYIRALQLSQNAQQADVPAGAHVEPLKSIAESAGMPASFAEAWNLPGTVDSGTPDGQPFVLPLPGASSTSTQAAPAATKPPAKPTTTGATKQ